One genomic region from uncultured Tateyamaria sp. encodes:
- a CDS encoding amino acid ABC transporter ATP-binding protein: MPHVFDTAVIEIRNLHKAYGALEVLKGVDIRAERGDVVSLIGSSGSGKSTLLRCCNLLEDSQQGEVLFKGEPVTWKGKDHARRPSDPKQVLRIRTNLSMVFQQFNLWAHMTILQNVMEAPVTVLRRDPADAEAAARKYLDQVGIGDKCDAFPAQLSGGQQQRAAIARALCMEPEALLFDEPTSALDPELEQEVVKVIKDLAAEGRTMLIVTHDMKLAHDVSDHVVFLHQGLIEEQGAPDDLFGAPKSERLRGFLSATHAA, translated from the coding sequence CTGCCCCACGTGTTTGACACCGCCGTTATCGAAATCCGCAACCTACACAAAGCCTACGGCGCGCTCGAAGTGCTCAAGGGTGTGGATATCCGGGCGGAACGGGGGGATGTGGTGTCGCTGATCGGCTCGTCGGGATCCGGAAAATCCACGCTTCTGCGCTGCTGCAACCTGCTGGAAGACAGCCAGCAGGGCGAGGTGCTGTTCAAGGGCGAGCCTGTGACCTGGAAAGGCAAGGATCACGCCCGCCGCCCATCTGATCCGAAACAGGTGCTGCGTATCCGCACAAACCTGTCGATGGTGTTTCAGCAGTTCAATCTTTGGGCGCACATGACCATCCTGCAAAACGTGATGGAGGCCCCGGTCACCGTCCTGCGCCGCGACCCGGCCGATGCCGAAGCGGCGGCGCGCAAGTATCTGGACCAGGTCGGGATCGGCGACAAATGCGACGCCTTTCCGGCGCAACTGTCAGGTGGCCAGCAACAACGCGCCGCCATTGCCCGCGCGCTCTGCATGGAGCCCGAAGCACTGCTGTTCGACGAACCGACCAGCGCCCTGGACCCGGAACTGGAACAGGAAGTCGTCAAGGTGATCAAGGACCTGGCCGCCGAAGGGCGCACCATGCTGATCGTGACCCACGACATGAAACTGGCCCATGACGTCAGCGACCACGTGGTGTTCCTGCATCAGGGCCTGATCGAAGAACAAGGGGCGCCAGACGATCTGTTCGGCGCACCCAAATCCGAACGTCTGCGCGGGTTTCTATCTGCAACCCACGCCGCGTAA
- a CDS encoding transporter substrate-binding domain-containing protein, giving the protein MKSILMTTVAVTLTATLAMADGHSVVRMGTEGAYPPWNFINDAGEVDGFERELGDELCSRAELTCEWVTNEWDSIIPNLVSGNYDTIIAGMSITDERDEVIDFTQNYTLPDPSSYAATSADVDVEGAVIAAQTNTIQAAFVAEKGWTLVEFATPEETVAAVKNGEADAVLADQSFLAAIVEEDADLVFLEREELIGGGVGMGVRESDGELKAKFDAAIQSMKDDGSLNDLITKWEIGETF; this is encoded by the coding sequence ATGAAATCTATCCTGATGACCACAGTGGCCGTCACGTTGACGGCTACGCTGGCCATGGCCGATGGCCATTCCGTTGTCCGCATGGGCACCGAAGGCGCCTACCCTCCGTGGAACTTCATCAATGACGCGGGCGAAGTCGACGGGTTCGAGCGCGAACTGGGCGACGAATTGTGCAGCCGCGCCGAACTGACCTGCGAATGGGTCACCAACGAATGGGACAGCATCATCCCGAACCTCGTGTCCGGCAACTATGACACCATCATCGCGGGCATGAGCATCACGGACGAACGGGACGAGGTGATCGACTTCACCCAGAACTACACCCTGCCCGACCCATCCTCCTATGCCGCCACGTCGGCGGATGTGGATGTCGAAGGCGCCGTGATCGCGGCCCAGACCAACACAATCCAGGCGGCATTTGTCGCTGAAAAGGGCTGGACGCTGGTTGAATTCGCCACACCCGAAGAAACTGTCGCCGCCGTGAAAAACGGCGAAGCAGATGCAGTGCTGGCCGACCAGTCGTTCCTTGCCGCCATCGTCGAAGAAGATGCCGACCTGGTGTTTCTCGAGCGTGAAGAGCTGATCGGCGGCGGTGTCGGCATGGGCGTGCGCGAAAGCGACGGAGAGCTGAAGGCCAAGTTCGACGCGGCCATCCAGTCGATGAAAGATGACGGGTCCCTGAATGACCTGATCACCAAATGGGAGATCGGCGAGACGTTCTGA
- a CDS encoding ABC transporter permease subunit — protein sequence MFSFCTDPSTLPDWQWMACYLTTGKHMSIYWSVLTVLGLLAVTAPAALAFGFAGASAARSGITPVSWLGRGYIAIVRGVPDIAFFLFFVIALDQAIEYLRHKALCPNWTDPIRQGNDFVVCAAAKMPLGNAPQWVHESYGFALAVLTFAIVFGAFAANVLFGAMRAVPKAQLETAEAYGMSPRQTFWRILVPQMWVYALPGLSNLWMVLIKATPLLFLLGVEDIVYWARELGGTKTSRFTEYPHGDWRMWYFLALLVFYLMFTRVSEIVLDRLMARLTHGQATTGGEAQRKVAA from the coding sequence ATCTTTTCCTTTTGTACTGACCCAAGCACCCTGCCCGACTGGCAGTGGATGGCGTGCTACCTGACCACGGGCAAGCACATGTCGATCTATTGGTCGGTGCTGACCGTGCTGGGCCTGCTGGCGGTCACCGCGCCCGCGGCGCTTGCCTTCGGCTTTGCCGGGGCGTCCGCCGCGCGGTCGGGCATCACGCCCGTGTCGTGGCTGGGCCGCGGCTATATTGCGATCGTGCGGGGTGTGCCCGACATCGCCTTTTTCCTGTTCTTTGTCATCGCGCTTGACCAGGCCATCGAATACCTGCGCCACAAGGCGCTGTGCCCGAATTGGACCGACCCGATCCGTCAGGGCAACGACTTTGTCGTCTGTGCCGCGGCCAAGATGCCGTTGGGCAATGCCCCGCAATGGGTGCACGAAAGCTATGGCTTTGCGCTTGCGGTTCTGACCTTCGCCATCGTGTTCGGGGCCTTTGCCGCCAACGTCCTGTTTGGTGCGATGCGCGCAGTTCCGAAGGCGCAGCTTGAAACCGCCGAGGCCTATGGCATGTCCCCGCGCCAGACGTTCTGGCGTATCCTTGTGCCCCAGATGTGGGTCTATGCCCTGCCCGGCCTGTCGAACCTGTGGATGGTGCTGATCAAGGCGACGCCGCTGCTGTTCCTGCTGGGGGTCGAGGACATCGTCTATTGGGCCCGCGAGTTGGGCGGTACCAAGACGTCGAGGTTTACCGAATATCCGCATGGTGACTGGCGGATGTGGTACTTCCTCGCCCTGCTGGTCTTCTACCTGATGTTCACCCGCGTCTCCGAAATCGTGCTGGACCGCCTGATGGCCCGCCTGACCCACGGGCAGGCCACCACGGGCGGCGAAGCGCAGCGAAAGGTGGCTGCGTGA
- a CDS encoding ABC transporter permease subunit (The N-terminal region of this protein, as described by TIGR01726, is a three transmembrane segment that identifies a subfamily of ABC transporter permease subunits, which specificities that include histidine, arginine, glutamine, glutamate, L-cystine (sic), the opines (in Agrobacterium) octopine and nopaline, etc.), producing MSCVQTIMDYGLRSIGIGERLLPREDFTICQQVTLIGSGMIWNVYFGIVALSLGFFLATAVAIGKNATSTWARKPAEWFIFVFRGSPLFIQFFFAYFLFLQLKGVHPFFDPFTAAWLGALIVLFLNTAAYSAEIFYGALQSIPKGEVEAADAYGLSGWPRFKRVVWPTMLRLAWPAYTNEAIFLFHATTLVFFSGFPAWQQRGDALYYASYFADKTFNPFVPYPILAGYFILLTLVIIGMFGLVNRRLNRHLPANTRQKMKLRMNLIR from the coding sequence GTGAGTTGCGTTCAGACCATCATGGACTACGGCCTGCGTTCCATCGGGATTGGCGAACGGCTGCTCCCGCGCGAGGATTTCACGATCTGCCAGCAAGTCACGCTGATCGGGTCGGGCATGATCTGGAACGTGTATTTCGGCATCGTGGCCCTGTCGCTTGGCTTCTTCCTCGCCACTGCCGTGGCCATCGGCAAGAACGCGACATCCACATGGGCGCGCAAACCTGCGGAATGGTTCATTTTTGTCTTCCGGGGCTCGCCGCTCTTTATCCAGTTCTTCTTTGCCTATTTCCTGTTTCTGCAACTCAAGGGCGTACACCCGTTCTTTGACCCGTTCACCGCTGCGTGGCTGGGCGCGCTGATTGTGCTGTTTCTGAACACCGCCGCCTATTCGGCCGAGATTTTCTATGGCGCGCTGCAATCGATCCCCAAGGGCGAGGTCGAGGCGGCGGATGCCTACGGCCTGTCGGGCTGGCCCCGGTTCAAGCGCGTCGTATGGCCCACGATGCTGCGACTGGCCTGGCCCGCCTACACGAACGAGGCGATCTTTCTGTTCCACGCCACCACGCTTGTCTTCTTCTCGGGCTTTCCGGCGTGGCAGCAACGGGGCGACGCGCTTTATTATGCAAGCTATTTTGCCGACAAGACGTTCAACCCGTTTGTGCCCTACCCGATCCTGGCGGGGTATTTCATCTTGCTGACGCTGGTCATCATCGGGATGTTCGGTCTTGTAAACCGGCGTCTGAACCGTCACTTGCCGGCCAACACGCGCCAGAAGATGAAGTTGCGCATGAACCTGATCCGATGA
- a CDS encoding glutamine synthetase family protein, with protein MHDWLTGNPEIRAIRVAAADLNGVARGKRMPVRFADKVTQDGTRFPMSVLNLDIWGEDIEDSPLVMETGDRDGVLRPTERGFVPMPWLNTPTGLLPIWMFHDDGRPFAGDPRHALSAVQKRFADKGLTPVVAVELEFFLIDDAGTRLRVPASPRSGKRRVAGEILSMRTLDAFDDFFTELYDACAAMDIPADTAISESGLGQFEINLMHQADALKAADDAWLFKMLVKGLARKHGFAASFMAKPYPDYAGNGLHMHFSVLDAEGRNIFDDGGAAGTDALRHAIQGCLSAMPGSMLIFAPHANSYARLVPGAHAPTGIAWAYENRTAAIRVPSGPPAARRIEHRLAGGDVNPYLSIAAVLGAALNGIEDATDPPAPITGNAYAQDLPQVPATWDAAMAAFEASPEIARIFDAALIANMLMTKRQEARYMAELSPDEQTEIYLDSV; from the coding sequence ATGCACGATTGGCTGACAGGCAATCCCGAAATCCGCGCCATCCGCGTGGCCGCTGCCGATCTGAACGGCGTGGCGCGGGGCAAGCGGATGCCGGTGCGTTTTGCCGACAAGGTCACGCAGGACGGTACCCGATTTCCCATGTCGGTGCTGAACCTCGACATCTGGGGCGAGGATATCGAGGACAGCCCGCTGGTCATGGAAACCGGCGACCGCGATGGTGTGCTGCGCCCGACCGAGCGGGGGTTCGTGCCCATGCCGTGGCTGAACACGCCCACCGGCCTCTTGCCGATCTGGATGTTTCATGACGATGGGCGTCCGTTCGCGGGGGATCCGCGCCATGCTTTGTCGGCTGTGCAAAAACGCTTTGCCGACAAGGGCCTGACGCCCGTTGTTGCGGTCGAGCTTGAGTTCTTCCTGATTGATGACGCGGGCACCCGCCTGCGCGTCCCTGCCTCGCCCCGTTCGGGCAAGCGCCGCGTGGCGGGCGAGATCCTGTCGATGCGCACGCTGGATGCCTTCGACGACTTCTTTACCGAGCTGTATGACGCCTGCGCGGCGATGGACATCCCCGCCGACACCGCCATTTCCGAAAGCGGCCTGGGCCAGTTCGAGATCAACCTGATGCATCAGGCCGATGCACTGAAGGCCGCAGACGACGCGTGGCTGTTCAAGATGCTGGTCAAGGGATTGGCCCGCAAGCACGGCTTTGCCGCGTCGTTCATGGCCAAACCCTATCCGGATTATGCGGGCAACGGGCTGCACATGCACTTTTCAGTGCTGGATGCGGAGGGCCGGAACATCTTTGACGATGGAGGTGCCGCGGGCACGGATGCCCTGCGCCACGCCATTCAGGGATGTCTGTCGGCGATGCCCGGGTCCATGTTGATCTTCGCGCCGCATGCCAATTCCTATGCCCGCCTGGTGCCCGGCGCACATGCGCCCACAGGCATCGCCTGGGCCTACGAGAACCGCACGGCCGCGATCCGCGTCCCCTCCGGCCCGCCCGCGGCGCGGCGCATCGAGCACAGGCTGGCGGGGGGCGACGTGAACCCGTACCTGTCCATTGCGGCGGTGCTGGGTGCCGCCCTGAACGGGATCGAGGACGCCACCGATCCGCCCGCCCCGATCACCGGCAACGCCTATGCCCAGGACCTGCCACAGGTGCCGGCGACATGGGACGCAGCCATGGCAGCGTTCGAGGCCAGCCCCGAGATCGCCCGCATCTTTGATGCGGCGCTGATCGCCAACATGCTGATGACGAAACGGCAGGAGGCCCGCTACATGGCAGAGCTCAGCCCAGACGAGCAGACGGAAATCTACCTCGACAGCGTTTGA
- a CDS encoding type 1 glutamine amidotransferase: MKIGILQTGHAPDEVLGTLGDYDAMFARLLDGHGFDFETFKVVDMDFPSGPDICDGWLVTGSKHGAYEDHPFIPPLEALIRDIHTSGRPMIGVCFGHQIIAQAMGGTVEKFAGGWSVGRREYDYKGETISVNAWHQDQVIAVPPGAEVIGSSAFCANAALVYGNRIWTIQPHPEFGADMVEALATHRAPGVVPDPLIEEARAQLDIPTHRHKVAADMVAFLKQGALVDV; this comes from the coding sequence ATGAAAATCGGCATATTGCAAACCGGCCACGCGCCCGACGAAGTGTTGGGAACGCTTGGCGACTATGACGCCATGTTCGCCCGCCTGCTGGACGGGCACGGCTTTGACTTTGAAACCTTCAAGGTGGTCGATATGGACTTTCCCAGCGGTCCTGACATCTGCGATGGCTGGCTGGTGACCGGATCGAAACACGGCGCCTATGAGGACCATCCGTTCATTCCCCCGCTCGAAGCGTTGATCCGCGACATCCACACCTCTGGCCGCCCCATGATCGGCGTCTGCTTTGGGCACCAGATCATCGCGCAGGCCATGGGCGGCACCGTGGAAAAATTCGCGGGCGGCTGGTCCGTCGGGCGGCGCGAATACGACTACAAGGGCGAAACGATCAGCGTGAACGCCTGGCATCAGGACCAGGTGATCGCCGTGCCACCGGGGGCCGAGGTGATCGGATCAAGCGCCTTTTGCGCAAACGCCGCCCTTGTCTATGGCAACCGGATCTGGACGATCCAGCCGCACCCCGAATTTGGCGCCGACATGGTCGAGGCGCTGGCAACCCACCGAGCGCCCGGCGTTGTCCCCGACCCGCTGATCGAGGAGGCGCGCGCGCAACTGGACATCCCCACCCACAGGCACAAGGTGGCCGCGGACATGGTGGCCTTCCTCAAACAGGGGGCGCTTGTCGATGTCTGA
- a CDS encoding glutamine synthetase family protein: MSDPWTATLPDAARLYLEGRRLDEVECIIADLPGIARGKAVPASKFARQEYFHLPDSIFYQTITGDWGEAADEDGFIEKDMILKPDMSTATAAPWTGDWTLQVIHDAYDRKGAPVPFSPRNVLKRVVQLYKDKGWTPVVAPEMEFFLIARNLDPAQEIQPMVGRSGRPAAARQAYSMTAVDEFGPVIDDIYDFAEAQGFEIDGITQEGGAGQLEINLRHGDPVKLADEVFYFKRLIREAALRHDCFATFMAKPIENEPGSAMHIHHSIIDTQTGDNLFVGPQGGDTDAFFHFIAGLQNHLPAALAVMAPFVNSYRRYVKDHAAPINLAWGRDNRTTGIRIPLSEPQARRVENRIAGMDCNPYLGIAASLACGYLGLTQEQRPSAQFRGDAYEGDGDIPRVLGSALDLFDQATDLHAVLGPDFARVYSIVKRAEYDEFLQVISPWEREHLLLNV; the protein is encoded by the coding sequence ATGTCTGACCCCTGGACCGCCACACTGCCCGATGCGGCGCGCCTTTACCTCGAAGGCAGGCGCCTGGACGAGGTCGAGTGCATCATCGCCGATCTGCCGGGTATCGCACGGGGCAAGGCCGTGCCTGCCTCGAAATTTGCGCGGCAGGAATACTTTCACCTGCCCGACAGCATCTTTTACCAGACCATCACCGGCGATTGGGGCGAGGCCGCGGACGAGGACGGGTTCATCGAAAAGGACATGATCCTCAAGCCGGACATGTCGACCGCCACCGCCGCGCCCTGGACAGGCGACTGGACCTTGCAGGTGATCCACGACGCCTATGACCGCAAGGGCGCGCCCGTGCCCTTTTCGCCGCGCAACGTGTTGAAGCGGGTGGTGCAGCTCTACAAGGACAAGGGCTGGACACCGGTTGTGGCCCCGGAGATGGAGTTCTTCCTGATTGCGCGCAATCTGGACCCGGCGCAGGAAATCCAGCCGATGGTTGGCCGGTCGGGCCGTCCCGCCGCCGCGCGCCAGGCCTATTCAATGACCGCCGTTGACGAATTCGGGCCCGTGATCGACGACATCTATGACTTCGCCGAAGCGCAGGGGTTCGAAATTGACGGCATCACCCAGGAAGGCGGCGCGGGCCAGCTTGAGATCAACCTGCGCCATGGCGATCCGGTCAAGCTGGCGGACGAGGTGTTCTATTTCAAACGGCTGATCCGAGAGGCCGCGCTGCGCCACGACTGCTTTGCCACATTCATGGCCAAGCCGATCGAAAACGAGCCCGGCAGTGCGATGCACATCCATCATTCGATCATCGATACCCAGACTGGCGACAACCTGTTCGTTGGCCCACAGGGCGGCGATACGGACGCGTTTTTCCACTTTATCGCCGGATTGCAAAATCATCTGCCCGCGGCCCTTGCCGTGATGGCCCCTTTCGTGAACAGCTACCGCCGGTACGTGAAGGACCATGCCGCCCCGATCAACCTGGCCTGGGGCCGCGACAACCGCACCACGGGCATTCGTATCCCGCTGTCCGAACCGCAGGCGCGGCGGGTCGAAAACCGCATCGCGGGCATGGACTGCAACCCGTATCTGGGCATCGCGGCGTCGCTTGCCTGCGGCTATCTCGGCCTGACCCAGGAACAGCGTCCCTCGGCCCAGTTCCGGGGTGATGCGTATGAGGGCGATGGCGACATCCCGCGCGTGCTGGGATCGGCCCTCGATCTTTTTGATCAGGCCACCGATCTGCACGCGGTGTTGGGCCCGGACTTTGCCCGTGTCTATTCCATCGTCAAGCGCGCGGAATATGACGAATTTCTTCAGGTCATTTCCCCGTGGGAGCGCGAGCATTTGCTGCTGAACGTCTAG
- a CDS encoding FAD-binding oxidoreductase, whose translation MDLLTANDRAGAYPDSWYAATSDIGPARPALATDVRADVCIVGAGYTGLSAAVHLAQAGRRVVVLEAQRVGFGASGRNGGQLGTGQRVEQPYLEKMVGPEDARRLWDMGLEATDLVRTLISTHKIDCFYRPGVAWTAETARDVADLHAYADHMSRIYDHPVEVLTRDAFHAICPSPAYRGGVIDPRSGHLHPLRFALGLARAAEAAGATIHEGSTVTGVSTGPVVTVATPGGQVTADHVILACNGYLGGLNAAVAARVMPINNFVAATAPLDDPDRVLARDIAVSDSRFVVNYFRLSHDKRLLFGGGESYGYRFPRDIAAKVRKPMTQIFPHLRDVPIDYAWGGTLAITMKRLPYLARVGPAVLNASGYSGHGVGTATHAGMLMARAIQGQSDGFDTMAAIPTAPFPGGARLRSPLLVLAMTWYSLRDRLGL comes from the coding sequence ATGGACCTGCTCACTGCCAATGATCGTGCCGGGGCGTATCCCGACAGTTGGTATGCTGCAACGTCGGACATTGGCCCCGCGCGTCCTGCATTGGCCACAGATGTGCGCGCCGACGTGTGCATTGTCGGGGCAGGATATACGGGCCTGTCCGCCGCCGTGCATCTGGCGCAGGCCGGGCGCCGGGTTGTCGTTCTTGAAGCGCAGCGCGTGGGCTTTGGCGCATCGGGGCGCAATGGCGGGCAACTGGGCACCGGCCAGCGGGTTGAACAGCCCTATCTGGAGAAGATGGTTGGCCCGGAGGATGCGCGCCGTCTGTGGGACATGGGCCTTGAGGCAACCGATCTGGTCCGCACCCTGATCAGCACGCACAAGATCGACTGTTTCTACCGTCCCGGTGTGGCCTGGACTGCGGAAACCGCACGCGATGTGGCCGACCTGCATGCCTATGCCGATCACATGTCCCGCATCTATGACCATCCTGTCGAGGTGCTGACGCGCGACGCGTTTCACGCGATCTGTCCGTCGCCTGCCTACCGGGGCGGCGTGATCGACCCCCGGTCCGGCCATCTGCACCCGCTGCGGTTTGCGCTGGGTCTGGCGCGCGCGGCAGAGGCTGCAGGGGCCACGATCCACGAGGGCAGCACCGTCACGGGCGTCTCGACCGGCCCGGTGGTCACCGTTGCAACCCCCGGCGGCCAGGTCACCGCCGACCACGTCATCCTGGCGTGCAACGGATATCTTGGCGGGCTGAACGCCGCTGTTGCGGCGCGGGTCATGCCCATCAACAACTTTGTCGCGGCCACCGCCCCGCTGGACGACCCCGACCGCGTTCTGGCCCGCGACATTGCCGTGTCAGACAGCCGCTTCGTCGTGAATTACTTCCGCCTCAGCCATGACAAGCGGCTGCTCTTTGGCGGGGGCGAAAGCTATGGCTACCGCTTTCCGCGCGACATTGCGGCCAAGGTGCGCAAACCGATGACGCAGATCTTTCCGCATCTGCGCGATGTGCCCATCGACTATGCCTGGGGCGGCACACTTGCCATCACCATGAAACGCCTGCCCTACCTCGCGCGGGTCGGTCCCGCTGTGTTGAATGCCTCGGGTTATTCTGGCCACGGCGTGGGCACCGCGACCCATGCCGGCATGCTGATGGCCCGCGCCATTCAGGGGCAGTCGGACGGGTTCGACACCATGGCCGCCATCCCCACGGCGCCGTTTCCGGGCGGCGCGCGCCTGCGCTCTCCGCTGCTGGTGCTGGCGATGACATGGTACAGCCTGCGCGACCGTCTGGGCCTGTAA
- a CDS encoding DegT/DnrJ/EryC1/StrS family aminotransferase — MALPDMHSAEPIPAAARDEIDRLLTSGDLFRYTAPQDAPVSLLEAEFAAMMGSKFALAVSSCSAALFLSLKALDLPRDARVLIPGFTFAAVPSAVMHADCLPVLCEVGDNYRIDINDFTAKLPHVQAVIVSHMRGHTSDMDAIMQLATAAGVPVIEDAAHSLGTLWNGHKIGTLGKIGCFSFQSYKMINAGEGGIMITDDADLVARAIIMSGAYEHNWKKHPVLQDAFAAHQNRWPLYNLRMSNLSAAVIRPQLPHLAQRVEDGRRNHDHVAALLDQSPHIHVPAPLDGEVRAPDSIQFNLVDMSDEQVSACVTAAGDAGVKVQVFGASTDNARAFWNWQFIPDLPDLPGTRAMLMRACDVRLPVHLPIHTLDAVADVLLSAVATATKKRAA, encoded by the coding sequence ATGGCCCTTCCCGACATGCACAGCGCCGAACCCATCCCCGCCGCCGCCCGGGACGAGATTGACCGACTTCTGACCTCGGGCGACCTGTTTCGTTACACCGCACCGCAGGACGCACCGGTGTCCCTGCTCGAAGCGGAGTTTGCCGCGATGATGGGCAGCAAGTTCGCACTCGCGGTCTCGTCCTGCTCGGCGGCGCTGTTCCTGTCGCTCAAGGCGCTGGACCTGCCCCGCGACGCGCGCGTGCTGATCCCCGGTTTTACCTTTGCTGCCGTGCCATCGGCGGTGATGCATGCCGACTGCCTGCCGGTCCTGTGCGAGGTGGGCGACAACTACCGCATCGACATCAATGACTTCACCGCCAAGCTGCCCCACGTACAGGCCGTTATCGTCAGCCACATGCGCGGCCACACATCGGACATGGACGCGATCATGCAGTTGGCGACCGCCGCAGGCGTCCCCGTGATCGAGGATGCGGCCCATTCGCTGGGCACGCTGTGGAACGGGCACAAGATCGGGACACTGGGCAAAATCGGCTGCTTCTCGTTCCAGTCCTACAAGATGATCAACGCCGGTGAAGGCGGGATCATGATCACCGATGACGCCGACCTGGTCGCGCGCGCCATCATCATGTCGGGCGCCTACGAACACAATTGGAAGAAACACCCGGTGCTGCAAGACGCCTTTGCCGCGCACCAGAACCGGTGGCCGCTCTACAACCTGCGCATGTCGAACCTCAGCGCGGCGGTCATCCGCCCGCAATTGCCGCACCTGGCCCAACGGGTCGAAGACGGACGACGCAACCACGACCATGTGGCGGCGCTGTTGGATCAAAGCCCGCATATCCACGTCCCCGCCCCGCTTGACGGTGAAGTGCGCGCACCGGATTCGATCCAGTTCAACCTGGTCGATATGTCCGATGAACAGGTCAGCGCCTGTGTCACAGCCGCAGGCGATGCCGGGGTCAAGGTGCAGGTCTTTGGCGCCAGCACCGACAACGCGCGCGCCTTCTGGAACTGGCAGTTCATCCCCGATCTGCCCGACCTGCCCGGAACCCGCGCCATGCTGATGCGCGCCTGCGATGTCCGCCTGCCCGTGCACCTGCCCATCCACACGCTGGATGCCGTGGCGGATGTCCTGCTGTCGGCCGTCGCCACAGCCACCAAGAAACGCGCCGCCTGA
- a CDS encoding aminotransferase class IV: MTDLSTGAAWMGGAILPIADAAIPVTDWGLTHSDIAYDVVPVWQGAFFRLDDYVARFIASLTVGRYDIGMDHAAICAALTDMVRASGLQDAYVAMVAARGRNPAAGSRDPRDCANHFYAWCVPYVHIVKPEVAAQGTSVWIAKTVRRIPADSVNPRVKNYHWGDFTSGLFEAKENGYETTLLLDHDGHVTEGPGFNVFAVFGDRVVTSDHGVLHGITRRTVLEICAEAGLTPETRPLPLDEFLNADEVFLSSSGGGVIPVARVDDRYFSNGTAGPVATDLRARYFDWIMRDDLRTPVTKALAGR; the protein is encoded by the coding sequence ATGACAGACCTGAGCACGGGCGCCGCCTGGATGGGCGGTGCGATCCTTCCCATCGCGGACGCCGCCATTCCCGTAACCGATTGGGGCCTGACGCATTCCGACATCGCCTATGACGTGGTGCCGGTCTGGCAGGGTGCGTTCTTCCGGCTGGATGACTATGTCGCCCGCTTCATCGCGTCCCTGACGGTCGGTCGCTACGACATCGGCATGGATCACGCGGCGATCTGCGCGGCGCTCACCGACATGGTCCGGGCCAGTGGCTTGCAGGACGCGTATGTCGCCATGGTGGCTGCGCGCGGGCGCAACCCCGCGGCAGGCAGCCGTGATCCCCGCGACTGCGCCAATCACTTCTATGCCTGGTGCGTGCCCTACGTGCACATCGTCAAACCCGAGGTGGCAGCACAGGGCACGTCGGTCTGGATCGCCAAGACCGTCCGCCGCATCCCCGCCGACAGCGTGAATCCTAGGGTCAAAAACTACCACTGGGGCGACTTCACGTCGGGCCTGTTCGAGGCCAAGGAGAACGGCTACGAAACCACGCTCCTGCTTGACCACGACGGTCACGTGACCGAAGGACCAGGGTTCAATGTCTTTGCGGTGTTTGGCGACCGGGTCGTGACATCGGATCACGGCGTGCTGCACGGCATCACCCGGCGCACGGTGCTTGAAATATGTGCTGAGGCAGGGCTGACACCCGAAACCCGCCCCCTGCCGCTGGACGAATTCCTGAACGCGGACGAGGTGTTTCTGTCCTCGTCCGGTGGCGGCGTGATCCCGGTGGCGCGGGTGGATGACCGGTACTTTTCCAACGGTACGGCCGGGCCTGTCGCCACGGATCTGCGGGCGCGCTACTTTGACTGGATCATGCGGGACGACTTGCGAACGCCGGTGACGAAAGCACTCGCTGGACGTTGA